Genomic segment of Nilaparvata lugens isolate BPH chromosome 6, ASM1435652v1, whole genome shotgun sequence:
CTACCAAGGACTTCATGTCTCATCGAGGTGGAAACGCAACATCTTATTTAGAAACTTTCGGAACGATTTTGGTAAAAAAGGTACATATTCGAAGCTCAATATTTAATGGGTGCTaatgatttttttccaaatttaacAAAGAACTGCCTTTTTCAAGACGCATTGGACTGCATAAgctcaataaattgaaaaatgttgttcaataatattattgcctTGAAGCTCCCCTATTCGTATTGTTCTCCAGTAATCCTTCAATCTATCCGACCTTTTGCGACGCTCTTCATCAGAAATCACCATCGCCCGTCGTTGGGTAGGTTCCCGCTGTTGAAGCTTTGTGCTTTTCAGCTTCTGATAGTTTCCGGACTTCTATTCTTCATAtcttctttaatttttttaatccaCCGGCGCTCAGATTTTCTTTTTAGAAAGAAATTTACAATTTGTGGAAATCCTGGAAGAATCAGTTCTCAAGAGATGTCCAAAGAcagattttttcttttcctcatCTGATCAACTACTGGTTCTGAGTTTCTATACACTTCTATCTTTGAAATAGGCTCACAGAATCCATTAGAACTGCTTTATAGTAGAATGAATTAGATTAAAAATATCTTGCTCACTTGAAACAATATTGTAATCTCAGTTTAATATTTTAACCAAgatattgagaaaataatattttttatcgctctatacactatattatattatttttaatttgaagatgtaaatgtaatttattatattgacTTATTACATGTTGTACATCTCATTGATTGTTAATTCAAATGTTTGATTGCATTCATTTCACCAGCACCAAGGTGCAACCATtagttataaattattaacaattttatTATGAGTAGCgataaatttctaaaatatagtCACTTCCTGCCTTGTTTCAACGATTACGGGAATATCAACCGATAGCCATAAAGTAATTTACCTGTATGATTTGTGATGTTGCTAGTAATTATTAGAAACTGTAAGCTATTActcattcacaaaaataactCGTCAGCTACAGAAATTGATAACTGTACGGTAGAAACTGAAGATGACCATAATTGATTAATCATTGAAATCAATTAATACTCCATTTTTTAATGCCATAGTTAAAAGAGAGTCTACATAACCTTTCTTAAGAATTGGGACAGCGAATTTACTGgttcaaaaaattgataaaaattctaCTAATATTATTCGAAAAAAATAGTTTCATCTTGAAAAATCTAGTCTTAGTAGATAGTAaagaaaattttacaaatactgTATGAAATCCAGAATTTTGGCATTAGCATTGCTCTCCTAAACGTGTTATCGTATTTTCCATTGCTCTTTACAATGACAttcatcaaattaattaatcttgTTAATTGAATTTTCCCTCATTGTTATTCCGTTGCTATTGATTGTTCAATACAGTCTCAGCATTTAATTCCTTTGATATTCAATATCCTAGACATACATTTTAtcgtcttttttctttagggctacatGTGACGGAATAATTTGAAATGGTACCCagatttatatttgtatttatatattttatgtatGTATCCTTAGATTAGATTAAtagataaaaatgtatttttattgaatttccaaACACAATTGACAATAACAATTCTATTCTACTCAATTATAAACTATCCACACTCatcatacaatataaaataatctTCAAGTCCATCTGTGAAGCAAGCTTCACGTGTAGAAGCAAGAAGCAAGCTTCATCGTCATACATCTGACGACGCGCAAAACCGAAATACTCTGTCGAGAAAAGTTGATAATGTCTCTCTAGTGTATTTCTGAACCCAGTCGAAACAAAATTGATAATGCCTCTATTGTATTTCTGTTTTGTCTGGAATCGGGTATCGAGTATGTGCTTCTGCTTAGGCTAACTATAGAGAGACACTATCATATAGTAATAAGTTTTAAAGCCACACTCCCAAACTCAATTCTACtgctatatttttttaatgtaattgTGTATTGTTGACAAAACCTATTGCAATTGATTTTGTTGAATGCGCAatcaaataatgtatttttattcttcttactTCTTAACACTATTTCACAGAATGTTCTAgacattttcaaattgtttctaTTGAACGTTGGATAGTTTATACTGATTCAGTTTGATTTGTGTGTTCAGGAAACCGACGCCGTCGCCCCCAGCTGTTGCCATTCCGACGTCTGCGCCCGTCAACATACCCAACTCGGCACAGCCGCACGCGCAGGCGCAATCTGTCAACAAAGAGGCGTGGCCCTCTCTCCAGACTGGCCTCACGCCTCCCAACAGTGGTCAGTAGTCAGTAGACAAACAAGCACTGTTTCCTATGCAaaacattcatttcatttatgctgtcagtttgaagtgatttcaagagattcacttcaaattgtctgCATTTACAATATTAGACATTTATCATTTAGACTTGAtatcatagccgaaacatgttgtaagtaaacaaattcaaaaaagggtaaaaatacaaattcaaaagagagaaaaaattaaaaaagagtaaacaattttataaaatatttttatttctatttctgtcTGCATTTAGTTTTATGAGATGCACTGATGCTATTCACAAGTACAGTTTGTAGTTGATCCAATTATACATCCTTAAACATTTTCAACCATTTGAAGATTAAGGCCCGTTTGCGTTTACATCTATCCAATTTAACCGCCGTAAATGGTGTATTTGCATTGTTGTCCGATTTGTGTCtttggttctcctggaattgTTTAGAAGCAACTGTTATAAGACATCATTTAACGGCTGTTGAATTCTATAAAACGTTCAACTATTCATTTGTACAACTGAGGTGAAAACATTAATATATTCATTTGCTTGAAAGAATAGAATACTTTTCATTGTACTTTTTACGGTACTGTAGTCTCTCCTGAGCTTTTTGTCAGaatattcattttgatttggattGTATAGTATACATTGGAAATGAGACAGTTTGgacatgagcctgttgtgcctttcctcatgtcaagtatttgtacacaatgtgataaataaataaaatattcaacaaaagTTCAATAATTGTAATGTTGGACTCACAGTAATATCGCAGCTTGTCTTACATTAAAATATCCAAGTCTGTCATGGGTAATACCTCATAATTCACTGCATTAATCCATATTATGTCTGATCAAATTTGTAATTAGAATAATTAGATTGCGATTTCGACATTGAAGCATTACTTCACTTGCGTTCAAGCACTGTAGTAATCAAAGTTGTGTTTTTTAAATCATTAAAGTTGTGTTTTTTAAATCATTAAAGTTGTGTTTTAGTTTTTTAAATCATTATCTGTATTCAGTctgatataaatatattactaaACAACGAACTAATCTATACAATATAAAGGGAAGAATTAACGTATACATGTACGACAGTACGAGGTACGAAATACAATATTTGATGCATCAttcgtctgaactactgaactgataaccttaaaattttgcataaagattcttcattcaccgagaatggttatagacctatttccatttgtatcaatcaattcattacaaatttgatcattaaaacattattcaatCTATGATACAAAGTTTACATAAGAGCCCaattaaatagtatattttattgtaaattattgcaGTTGGTGATACTTTCAATATCAGCATGgaactataaaactaaattcaatatatttctgCTATTAACAGAAGACCTTTGCGAAGCATGGATAAAACCTGCTCCtactaaataatatatatatatatatataataattacttaACAATTTTATTACTAGtaaattaataaacaattattattaattaacaattgTCCAAATAATTTCTATATagttaatttttatatatttagtaTGTATGTTATTCTTCTATAGAAGTATGAGATTAGTGCAACTTACTACATGAATAATGTAATTCCAAGAATGAAGAAATCtacaatttaattttttgtgCTGCAGATTCGGCTCCAATGTCAGTTCCGATTCAAACGACGCATCCAGCATCGCAATCGTATCCTTCGCCTCCAAACATTCAACATAAcactaacaataataaaaacgaAACACGAAAAAATAATTCCAACACATCAAAAAGCCACAAAAAGAGGCCACCGGCATCAGAAGACAGGTAATCCCATGTTTTCCAATCATTTAATTTTACATATGTACAAAAAGCGTTTTTAACCCGGTTCGGATGAAAGCTGATacccatatatatatatataatataagtaaATGTGTCTGGTACTGAGAGATTATCATTCACATAAGTCTAATTGGACTATGCATATCTTTTGAAAATATGAGATTATTAATATGAAGATATGAGATCATCTTAATATGagattattcaatcaattttctgGTTCaggagaataaaatatttgtattgTTGAATATATACTAGTGTATAGCTAACTTTACTGAAGTTTATTGTTAAAATTCATTCTTTGTCATTTTGTTTCAGAAAACCTAAAGAAAATCACACAACACATTGTAGTGATCAAAGTCAGCCGCTATGGGAACAAGAAATAGAGTGTAAAGACAGCGTATTATTACAAACTAGCACAGTATCCCATGTCCCACCTGCAGGTTGGTACTTTCCATTCATTTCTTGCTGAAAGATATCAAATTACATGCTCCCAAAAAATCTCATTTAACCGAAGCTTTTCTTGAGTTTATCATAACACTGTAATTCCTTACTATTGAATAGAATACTATTGGGTATAGTAGATCAATATCTTATTATCTGTTACAATCGGTTCAACTGTGTATTcatatttttgtaattctaAAAAACAACTTTTATTCCAGAAACGTTAAGTGGTCAAAGAAGCCGAGCAGCTAATCTTTTCGAAcaggataataattcatttttctcgTCAAatactttctcaaaaatcaacaaTTGCACATCAGGAACAGgtaaaaaattgcattcaattctTAGtctaatatttacaatattatgggAATCGCCTACTCAATTTAGCTTGCTCACCTTTAGCTTTATGTTTTATcgctgatgatgataataataataataatattaataaaattcttCAACACTATagattgataaaatgaaatattgaatgaatagagatatatttatattataaaactatcaattcCTCATGTTTTATAAATTAGACTCATTTCTTATCTACAGTATTATCAACTTgagatattttcattttgtaatatttggatattttagttcataatagattatgatattaataatatttataagggtataataatattattggcaGGGTGGTATCACCTCGCTTTCAGTAGACTACAATTCAATGGTTACTATTAAGGGTgactatataaaaataaatcaattcaatcattattcttagtttgattaaaaaaatctcCAATTCAGATATATGATGGAGAAACATTAGGCTATAATGACTTGGCAACATAGGTTGTATCAAATCTTCCTTGAGATCACTCATGGAAGACATCCAGTTGTACAGAGTTATTCCAAATGATTTACtcctttttaaaaaaaaatttaccCAAGTATTAATCTGAAACCAACAATATCAATGAGAAGAGAATATTCAAAAggttttacaataattactcTGGCCCCCAGAGACAAGACTGTCAGGATGCACAGTCAGCTCAGCTGGGTGGGCGGTCTGTCACCGGGCATTCTTTTTTAACTAGAGTAGCCACTTTCTGGCTGGCGGCTCAGGCAAATAGGGGCCTAAggtaattattgtgaaaaaacGTTAAAATCTTGTCTTTCTATTGGATTAAAGATTGTTCGATTTGGGtaaatatgaatttttcaaaatgggtTCGTCATTATTCAGTATAACCATGTATTGTAATTATTCCAAGAAAAGTAATGTTTGCTTGGACTTTGatcatttcaattttgaagattttttatgtttttgatcTTTCAATATCAGTCACAAATGTTTTGATTTGCATGGTTTGGACTTTGTAGTGACAGATTGGTCGGTGAACGGCGTGACAAATAACATGCCAGATGTTCTGCCGCCGGTGCACTCTAGCGAAGACTGGCAAGCCGCGTTTGGATTTCCAGCTGTACAACAGCAATCTGAAGAAATGGTGATTAAGCCAACTAAACTATTACTTCTATTGATTAATTAACTCTTCCGTAGCTACCTAAATGATTATAACTTTCTGGGGATTGTAGAAAGTGATAATTATGTAATTATAATATCACTATACATACAAATATATCGGTAGATATATTTATGTTGAATTATAATAGTCAACGATTTCACAACCTTATGAGACACTCGAAGACAGTTAACGATTAAAACTGTCTTGAGTGTTATTGAATATCTCATTGTTGCAGATATCTTTATCAATTTagaatattgtatattttgtattcAAGGCTCATGCGTCTCTTCAGGCGTTTACAGGCGAGTCAGCAATTGGCTGTGAGTTGgtgttcgggaatcagctgataatcagccaaccggagagcttcctgccttgctgactcgtctgaaaacgcctgagaAAACGCTTtttgtggcttggccctaagtGGTTGTGACACTTCTAAGACGAAGTCAAAGACACTTTTCAAAGTACAAGTGTGCATTATACATACAAATATCATACAAGCTGGATATATTCCAACTGCATTAAAATACTTTCAGGTGTTCATTGTActctttttcaattaaaataataaaaaacgcttcttgaattgaataaaaactaagTTTAAGGTAATCCAATGTTGATTTTTGCCATTTTCCATTTGGTGTTTTTCTATTAAAATGTGTGTGTGCAGTGTGGACGCGACGACGACCTTGGCTTCGATCCTTTCCACGAAACACAGAAGGCGTTGgctgaaatgattgaaaaagaagaacaaacCCATCATCGCATGTATCAGCAGAAGCTGCTTACAACAATGCAACACAATCAAAGGTAATTGGCATTGCTATTTTCATTAGCAGTCGACTATGTTTTGTAAACTATTACAAAATTTAATGCTATCGCTTTTTACTGAGAAAGCTATCGAACCCTGTAACTTGTATTTCACCCTTTTACATCGTATCATTTCCCCTCATTTTGCTCCTTTGTTGTCAAAAATCTTGTATTTCTTGAATGGTTACTTTCTGTGTTATGTACAACTTACATGATTTGTATAATGTTTCTTTCAGAACATGGATTTGATTGAGTCTCACAAAAAATACACTTAAAATAAGTTTTATCCAAAGTTATACTgaccatttttttttatttaaaaagttGGTGGCTTcttagtattatcatagagaaacaatagcataagtagatatcccatgatatagggcgtttatgtcgcaactctaactgttatctcaagccgatagttcatttaattctttcccgtgaagctgtgtgacgctggtagtctctcatattgtgtcgttcatacactctcacttaacaaaacagtagaattcgacaataatcaacagtaatcggcttgagataacagtaaaagctgcgacataaacgccctataccatgggatatctacttacgctattgtttctctatggtactattaAGATTAAGAGTGTATTCTTAAGAGTATATTCAACAGTTTAAGTTATAGGATTTCAAGGATAACTTATGCTGTTATCTTAGAACAGCATCAGTGATCCTTAAAATCCTACAATCTTGTAGTCTGTGtagatattctattttatagtgaataattattttaagaaaatttttaaaatgtcttTCCTATCTTGAATTTACTGTATTAACTTACTGTATATTTATTCTGCAATTTACTGTATATTATGTTCTTAACACACAGGTTTTGAAATGTGTCTCAAGAAGAAATTAAGTCACCTCCATCTTCAAAATGAATGTATGGATATCATATTGGTACATTCAAGTTCTGAAATACTAGAAAATACGTGGATCCCTTGTTCcttgaataaaatttcacaaatcAAGTTATTTTCAACGTTTTTTCCAAAATTAAACCTTTGTAAATAAAcctatcattttcaatttcaatccagatattgattattttttactgttattttaaaggtattatcatagagaaacaatagcataagtagatatcccatggcatagggcgtttatgtcgcaacttttactgttatctcaagccgatagcccacgtagttctttcccgtgaagctttatgacgctggtagtctctcatattgtgccgttcatacactcttacccggtcataacagtaaaaatcaacaataatcgacagtaatcggcttgggataacagtagttgcgacataaacgccctataccatgggatatctacttacgctattgtttctctatggtattatcttCTCTACTATCCATAAAATAATGATTCTCAAAGACGTATACTAGTAATGCATGTATATATGAAGAGGAATATTAgcaatacaaatattgaaaaaattactcaaatatattattgttcgACACAACCAATAACATTATTAATTACaacatcaatgaataataataaccaAGTGTTTCCGTTTATTGCGTGGTCATACTACATAGGCATGTCCACAAGTGTACAAatcaaaaagaataaaaaagtgcCATGAGGCAAGTTTTTCAAACTGTGATACAGTACTTCAGGTTTCAGACacatagggccggtttccgagctcgggatttggctaagttctagactttaaacagctggagttatgaaattggctttccgaaacggagcgtagtcgtagtcattgtcaaagtcacgcttgaattaaatttcaaaaaactataaaattaaacacaaaataaaataaagagaaaatagtgtaaagtttcagctattttgaattatttagaaatgtttgatttcgtcaaggaaaaacgtttccaattataaaaatgagaaaataaaaactgcgactgctgttataaaaactacgactacgctcAGTTTttgaaagctaattttcttacttcagctgtttaaagtttggaacttagccaaatcccgagctcggaaaccggcccttaatttTGCAAACTTCTAAAAAAATCCATATATGATGAATACTGTTGCAACATTATTTTACTGTCACGTTTACTAGAAATATTTTAATGTGGTTTGCgtcaaaatgaatgaatatacttTATTGCAATCTCTGAACATGTTCACATATACATTCTGCAAATACAAGCATGAGCGCAGGAGAACAAAAATTACTGTAGTGGCTCTGAATGTAAATGTttcattttaatgttgaaataacTAGCTATTTTAATTGAACAGCTAGAACTTGCAGAAGACTGGTTATCTCAACTGGttcaaaatggaaaataaataagaacTCTCGAAGTTATTTTAGAACTGTCTGAACAAGAAACGATGGCATTGTTTGTCATTAAAATGGGGATTTCAAACTTTGCGTCGGTCTTTGTTCAGCCTTGCTAAAtttctatgatattattcattctcTTTTGCTTTTCGTATCCTTTTTTCAGGTGTTGTAATTGTTATTCATACTTTTGATTGTGTTTTGGCAGgcatttttgaattgtttttgttttagGATCACAAACTGTTCGAAGCTGCTGGACGGACTTCGGGTGGCACCCCGCACTCGCCTCCCCCCTCCCGGCTTCACATCCACTCCCAATCACATGAATGCCTTCGGTCTGGGCATTCCAAGAACAGGTACTCACTCTCTACCCAACGCAACTCATACTGACATTTTCTGCATTAAATATAAAACTAGTTTTATATAAGGTGGGGCAGTCAAACTTCACTATTTCAGGTAATGAAATTCCCTGAACATTTgttcaagttatatttttcaataaatcgtaAGAACACAAATAGAAATTTTGGTTTCTTACAGAAGAATTGATTCTTTTTGAATATGATTCCAGAAAGATGGTGACCATCATTTTGAACATATTGTTAAGTCTCACTCTGGAATTGTCACTAACACGTCGTAACTCCTGTGGTATTATTGATCGAATCTCTTGTGTTATCCGCATTTTCAAGTCCTGTATCTCGATGTGTCTCAAAAACCTTTGACTTGAGGTATCCCCATGACAGTAACTTAGATGGGGTGATGGGGGAGGCCACCGAATATCATCCCCCCATTCCTACTGATCAAATGGTTCGGAAGCCATTTTTCTTATAAGGTCAATCCATACTGTGGCCATATGACTAGTTGTTCCATCTTGTTGAAAATGAGTGTTCTCGTTCACATGGAATATGGAATCGTCCAAGTTCAGAAATGAGGGAGTGGTTCAGCATTTGAACGCAGCGAACTGATGTTACTGTAATGGCGTGACCGTTGTTATCCTGGAAAAAATATGGACCAATTATTGCATTCAAAGACATCGCACACCAGACAGTCACTTTGAACAAATGGAGTGGCCTTTCATGAAGGTCTTCTGCATTTTGAACAGCCCAATACCGAAAATGCTGTATATTTATGTGCTAGTGAAACTTGAACAATGTGTGCAAAACGATCATTCTTCTAATTTCTATTGAttcaatttgattctattgattcaatgatacacaattattttttaaaataatttgttggaggatcaacaggcacagcccaaaaatGTTTCTCCCctaaattttgattcattaaaatagtccagaagtaggttatgttttctCCACTTTCTCCACAAATTTTGTCTTTCTTTCTGACCAATAAATCTTTCTTGAAACAATAAAGTATGATCGTCACCTTACTGgagtaatattaaaaaaaaactaaaatttttccattttcgTTCTAACGATTTGTTGGAATATATTACTTGAAACTATTTTCtgtgaatttaattttaataccTAAAATAGTGCAGTTTGACTGCCCACCTTGTATAACTATTTGAATAACTCTAGCTGTGATTGTTATATTGACAATACTATTATTGTCAATCTAAAGACAAATCTGAAAAATAATCTTCTGTAGAAATAATTGCTAAATCATCTATATTAATTTTCAGAAGtactatattttataatattattatagatcatATTTATGaggtatcaattttttataattgtgtgtgatatttatttatttattggatagagcaaacactACAACAGTTATCAATATCTATTCAGATATGTGATAAGACATTAGTTTTCTAAACTAATTTCTGCTGTAGAAAGTCGAATATTTTAAGTGAAACTTTATTGAAGTTTGTTTACAGAAATTTTttagaaatgaataaatcatgTTGCTTCGAATTAATGTGAAAACGATATCCAAGTAAATTATATTCAGCTAGAAGGTTCAAAAAAGTATGTAAGAAGAAAAGCCTTTTGAAATGTACAGTCAAATACAATACTCGAATAGTTTGCTAGaccatataattattttcacataCTTCCATTTCAAATTcgctatttgaataaaataatgatgatcATGCCATAACCTTAAGGACTTCAAGTATACAGTTAGGAATAGGAAAATTGAAGTGACTCTAGAAATGAAAGCGAAGGCAGATGAAATGTACATCCCACAACCACATATAACCttttattatacagtaattGAAAATCTCATATTAATTTCCACAATAGAGTTCAATGCAAGGTTTTCGTAATATACCTACAGCTATTACCTTGTTTAGAGATCGTATCTATCCGTTTATTGTAATTGGAAGTAGAAAATGTATGTACGGCAAGGCGACTTAACTAATAGTAATACGGCGGCAGATCCTTGAAATATGTCAAATAACCTTTCTCATTTGTTTCCAGGAACTAAGGTTTTACCTTTCATGCAGCCTACTATTTCATTTCCACAACATTCTGCTCCGCCAGGTAagaaagaaaatttttatttgatctatgtcATTTTGGAATGtctatttcataattttattacatttttttagcAACTTGAAAACCGttgattaattttcaaaagTACCGCTAGCTTAGctgtgatattttgaatatctcTAGGAATCGTTTCCGCAGTAATATCGGatcgttttttattttatgtaattATAGGTAcgcattcatttattattcaactCAACACTGTAGAATTTTGATTATTCTAAGAGAAAGATCAATGATAACTAATCATTTCTTTTGAAAATGGCTATCTGTTTAAATACCAAATTTGTAggattatttaaatttcaagCGATagtattgattttaatttttccacCATCTCCAACATTTTTCCCGGTTGTGTGCTGATGGGaaggttattattttatatcctttccattgaatcgacaattatttgttgaaacaccgccgatttatgaagttacatcacaatataatattatcgttattcaaattgctttcaatctttattctctttaattaatttttcatactttgtaagAGTCTTTAAATAATTAGCTATACTGTTATTTGATGtatattagtgtataagcca
This window contains:
- the LOC111045709 gene encoding CCR4-NOT transcription complex subunit 4 isoform X3, with translation MSVLNQSGEEQVECPLCMEPLEVDDLNFYPCTCGYQICRFCWHRIRTDENGLCPACRKAYPEDPADFKPLSQEEVARLKAEKRLKDQQRKQKITENRKHLANVRVVQRNLVFVVGLPVRLADAETLKKHDYFGKYGKIHKVVINQSTSYAGSQGPSASAYVTYQKPDDALRAIQAVNSIVVDGRTIKTSLGTTKYCSHFMKNQSCPKGDCMYLHDFGDPEASFTKEEMQQGKHQEYEKKLHDQLINSTCTNTATTTTTLNRKPTPSPPAVAIPTSAPVNIPNSAQPHAQAQSVNKEAWPSLQTGLTPPNSDSAPMSVPIQTTHPASQSYPSPPNIQHNTNNNKNETRKNNSNTSKSHKKRPPASEDRKPKENHTTHCSDQSQPLWEQEIECKDSVLLQTSTVSHVPPAETLSGQRSRAANLFEQDNNSFFSSNTFSKINNCTSGTVTDWSVNGVTNNMPDVLPPVHSSEDWQAAFGFPAVQQQSEEMCGRDDDLGFDPFHETQKALAEMIEKEEQTHHRMYQQKLLTTMQHNQRF
- the LOC111045709 gene encoding CCR4-NOT transcription complex subunit 4 isoform X2, coding for MSVLNQSGEEQVECPLCMEPLEVDDLNFYPCTCGYQICRFCWHRIRTDENGLCPACRKAYPEDPADFKPLSQEEVARLKAEKRLKDQQRKQKITENRKHLANVRVVQRNLVFVVGLPVRLADAETLKKHDYFGKYGKIHKVVINQSTSYAGSQGPSASAYVTYQKPDDALRAIQAVNSIVVDGRTIKTSLGTTKYCSHFMKNQSCPKGDCMYLHDFGDPEASFTKEEMQQGKHQEYEKKLHDQLINSTCTNTATTTTTLNRKPTPSPPAVAIPTSAPVNIPNSAQPHAQAQSVNKEAWPSLQTGLTPPNSDSAPMSVPIQTTHPASQSYPSPPNIQHNTNNNKNETRKNNSNTSKSHKKRPPASEDRKPKENHTTHCSDQSQPLWEQEIECKDSVLLQTSTVSHVPPAETLSGQRSRAANLFEQDNNSFFSSNTFSKINNCTSGTVTDWSVNGVTNNMPDVLPPVHSSEDWQAAFGFPAVQQQSEEMCGRDDDLGFDPFHETQKALAEMIEKEEQTHHRMYQQKLLTTMQHNQRITNCSKLLDGLRVAPRTRLPPPGFTSTPNHMNAFGLGIPRTGTKVLPFMQPTISFPQHSAPPAWDWSALDPAIVSTGQHCEMYTSPPPPGFAIRQTLDNL
- the LOC111045709 gene encoding CCR4-NOT transcription complex subunit 4 isoform X1 codes for the protein MSVLNQSGEEQVECPLCMEPLEVDDLNFYPCTCGYQICRFCWHRIRTDENGLCPACRKAYPEDPADFKPLSQEEVARLKAEKRLKDQQRKQKITENRKHLANVRVVQRNLVFVVGLPVRLADAETLKKHDYFGKYGKIHKVVINQSTSYAGSQGPSASAYVTYQKPDDALRAIQAVNSIVVDGRTIKTSLGTTKYCSHFMKNQSCPKGDCMYLHDFGDPEASFTKEEMQQGKHQEYEKKLHDQLINSTCTNTATTTTTLNRKPTPSPPAVAIPTSAPVNIPNSAQPHAQAQSVNKEAWPSLQTGLTPPNSDSAPMSVPIQTTHPASQSYPSPPNIQHNTNNNKNETRKNNSNTSKSHKKRPPASEDRKPKENHTTHCSDQSQPLWEQEIECKDSVLLQTSTVSHVPPAETLSGQRSRAANLFEQDNNSFFSSNTFSKINNCTSGTVTDWSVNGVTNNMPDVLPPVHSSEDWQAAFGFPAVQQQSEEMCGRDDDLGFDPFHETQKALAEMIEKEEQTHHRMYQQKLLTTMQHNQRITNCSKLLDGLRVAPRTRLPPPGFTSTPNHMNAFGLGIPRTGTKVLPFMQPTISFPQHSAPPGIPFAAWDWSALDPAIVSTGQHCEMYTSPPPPGFAIRQTLDNL